The Marinitoga sp. 38H-ov genome contains a region encoding:
- the arsB gene encoding ACR3 family arsenite efflux transporter, translated as MEKKMNVFEKYLSAWVAICIVLGVLIGKFIPVFPQTLSKWEYANVSIPVAILIWLMIFPMMLKIDFSSIKYVGKNPKGLIVTLTVNWIIKPFTMYFFAWIFFKYIFAAFITPELASEYIAGAVLLGAAPCTAMVFVWSYLSDGDPAYTLVQVAINDLVILFAFAPIVSFLLKVGNVDVPFDTLLFSVIIFVLLPLIAAIFTRKYVINKKGIEWFNNVFLKEFSVVSTIGLLLTLIILFSFQGEVILNNYLHLLLIAVPLIIQTFFIFSIGYLWSYKWKLPHRIAAPASMIGASNFFELAVAVAISLFGLESGAVLATVVGVLVEVPVMLTLVNIANKTRTKFVWE; from the coding sequence ATGGAAAAAAAGATGAATGTTTTTGAAAAATATTTAAGCGCATGGGTTGCCATTTGTATTGTTTTAGGGGTCTTAATAGGGAAATTTATTCCCGTGTTTCCTCAAACATTGAGCAAATGGGAATATGCTAATGTTTCAATACCTGTAGCAATATTAATATGGTTAATGATTTTTCCAATGATGCTAAAAATAGATTTTTCAAGTATTAAATATGTTGGGAAAAATCCTAAAGGATTAATTGTTACTTTAACTGTAAATTGGATTATAAAACCATTTACTATGTATTTCTTTGCTTGGATATTTTTTAAATATATATTTGCAGCCTTTATAACACCTGAATTAGCTAGTGAATATATTGCTGGAGCAGTATTATTAGGAGCAGCCCCTTGTACTGCTATGGTATTTGTTTGGAGTTATTTAAGCGATGGAGATCCAGCATATACTCTTGTTCAGGTTGCTATTAATGATTTAGTAATTTTATTTGCATTTGCTCCAATAGTATCTTTCCTATTAAAAGTTGGAAATGTAGATGTTCCTTTTGACACATTATTATTTTCCGTTATAATTTTCGTATTATTACCATTAATTGCAGCAATTTTTACTAGAAAATATGTTATTAATAAAAAAGGAATTGAATGGTTCAATAATGTATTTTTAAAAGAGTTTTCAGTTGTATCAACTATAGGGTTATTGTTGACATTGATAATATTATTTTCATTCCAAGGAGAAGTAATTTTAAATAATTACTTGCATTTACTATTAATCGCAGTCCCATTAATAATACAAACATTTTTCATCTTTTCAATTGGTTACCTTTGGTCATATAAATGGAAATTACCTCATAGAATTGCAGCCCCAGCATCAATGATTGGAGCAAGTAATTTTTTCGAATTAGCTGTAGCAGTTGCAATATCATTATTTGGTTTAGAATCAGGAGCAGTTTTAGCTACTGTAGTTGGCGTTTTAGTAGAGGTCCCTGTAATGCTTACATTAGTTAATATAGCTAATAAGACAAGAACCAAATTTGTATGGGAGTGA
- a CDS encoding metalloregulator ArsR/SmtB family transcription factor, whose translation MNKFVEIVKIFSDETRLRILNILFQGEHCNCDLEEVLELSQPNISKHLKKMLLLDLVTSRKSSYWTYYKINQKVFNEHPFIIEIMKEIQVLEPFKTDLIKLKEYINSPKRCKKN comes from the coding sequence ATGAATAAATTTGTAGAGATAGTAAAGATTTTTTCTGATGAAACAAGATTGAGAATATTAAATATTCTTTTTCAAGGCGAACATTGTAATTGTGATTTAGAAGAAGTTTTAGAATTATCTCAACCAAACATTTCAAAACATTTAAAAAAAATGCTGCTACTTGACTTAGTTACAAGTAGAAAAAGTTCATATTGGACATATTACAAAATAAATCAAAAGGTTTTTAATGAGCATCCTTTTATAATAGAAATTATGAAAGAGATACAAGTATTAGAACCATTTAAAACAGATCTAATAAAATTAAAAGAATATATAAATTCACCAAAAAGATGTAAAAAAAATTAA